One genomic window of Vicugna pacos chromosome 18, VicPac4, whole genome shotgun sequence includes the following:
- the SBK1 gene encoding serine/threonine-protein kinase SBK1 gives MSVGCPEPEPPHSLPCCGPGTTPGLGAGVPLLTEDMQALTLRTLAASDVTKHYELVRELGKGTYGKVDLVAYKGTGTKMALKFVNKSKTKLKNFLREVSITNSLSSSPFIIKVFDVVFETEDCYVFAQEYAPAGDLFDIIPPQVGLPEDTVKRCVQQLGLALDFMHGRQLVHRDIKPENVLLFDRECRRVKLADFGMTRRVGCRVKRVSGTIPYTAPEVCQAGRADGFAVDTGVDVWAFGVLIFCVLTGNFPWEAASGADAFFEEFVRWQRGRLPGLPSQWRRFTEPALRMFQRLLALEPERRGPAKEVFRFLKHELTSELRRRPSHRARKPAGDRPPAAGPLRLEAPGPLKRTVLTESGSGSRPAPPAVGPGPVPVPVPVPVPVPVPVPVPEPGLAPPGPPRQDRRPPGQE, from the exons ATGAGCGTGGGCTGCCCAGAGCCCGAGccaccccactccctgccctgctGCGGGCCAGGGACCACCCCTGGGCTGGGTGCAGGCGTGCCCCTCCTCACTGAAGACATGCAGGCACTGACCCTCCGCACACTGGCTGCGAGTGACGTCACCAAGCACTATGAACTCGTCCGGGAGCTGGGCAAGGGCACCTATGGGAAAGTTGATCTGGTAGCCTACAAGGGCACAG GCACGAAGATGGCACTGAAGTTTGTAAACAAGAGCAAAACCAAGCTGAAGAACTTCCTGCGGGAGGTGAGCATCACGAACAgcctctcctccagccccttCATTATCAAGGTCTTCGACGTGGTTTTTGAGACAGAGGACTGCTACGTCTTCGCCCAGGAGTACGCGCCTGCTGGGGACCTGTTCGATATCATTCCTCCTCAG GTGGGGCTCCCTGAGGACACGGTGAAGCGCTGCGTGCAGCAGCTGGGCCTGGCGCTGGACTTCATGCACGGGCGGCAGCTGGTGCACCGCGACATCAAGCCGGAGAACGTGCTGCTCTTCGACCGCGAGTGCCGCCGCGTGAAGCTGGCCGACTTCGGCATGACGCGCCGCGTGGGCTGCCGCGTGAAGCGGGTCAGCGGCACCATCCCGTACACGGCGCCCGAGGTGTGCCAGGCGGGCCGTGCCGACGGCTTCGCGGTGGACACGGGCGTGGACGTGTGGGCCTTCGGCGTGCTCATCTTCTGCGTGCTCACCGGCAACTTCCCGTGGGAGGCGGCGTCGGGCGCCGACGCCTTCTTCGAGGAGTTCGTGCGCTGGCAGCGGGGCCGCCTGCCGGGGCTGCCGTCGCAGTGGCGCCGCTTCACCGAGCCGGCGCTGCGCATGTTCCAGCGGCTCCTGGCGCTCGAGCCCGAGCGCCGCGGGCCCGCCAAGGAGGTCTTCCGCTTCCTCAAGCACGAGCTCACGTCCGAGCTGCGGCGCCGGCCCTCGCACCGCGCGCGCAAGCCCGCCGGGGATCGCCCGCCGGCCGCCGGGCCGCTGCGCCTCGAGGCGCCCGGGCCGCTCAAGCGGACGGTGCTGACCGAGAGCGGCAGCGGCTCCCGGCCCGCGCCCCCCGCCGTCGGGCCGGGGCCCGTCCCCGTCCCCGTCCCCGTGCCAGTCCCGGTCCCCGTTCCCGTGCCCGTGCCCGAGCCCGGCCTGGCCCCCCCGGGGCCCCCCCGGCAGGACCGACGGCCGCCCGGACAAGAGTAA